The DNA segment CAATACCACGAGCTATTGCTAGGTCACGAATATCTAGATAGTACTCGGGCATTGCAAACCCAATCTTATCAATTCCTATTTTCATTTTATTTTTACCTTTCGATTACTATTAATCTAATTATTTCTATAAAACAGAGTGAACTCCTCAAGAGCTCAAATAAAATCTACGCAACTACTATTGTATACAATTTTTCGTAAATAGTCCACAGTTAGACTGTTTAAAGTTAAAAAAGTTTCTTGACAATAAGATTTTAGTATAGAAGCTTAAATTAAACTTAAAAAAACTAGATTTAGTTATTCTAATTGATAGAAGGAAACAATAAATCTAGTTATATATTACTTATAATAGTTTTAATGGCGGCTTATAACCACAGAAATACCTTGACCGCCTCCGATACAAAGCGAGCATAGTCCGCGATTTTTGTTTTCATTGATTAGTTCATGTACTAAAGAAACAAGGATTCTACAACCGCTCGCCCCAATAGGATGACCTAAAGCTATAGCACCACCATTGATATTAACTTTAGAAGTATCAAGGTTAAGTTCGTTAAGAACAGCTATCGACTGCGCTGCAAAAGCTTCGTTAAGTTCGAATAAATCAATATCATCAGTTGTTAAATTTAGTTTATCTAAAACTTTTCTCGTTGCGGGTATTGGACCAAGACCCATAACTTTATTATCTAATCCAGCGGTAGCATAACCATCGATAAATCCAAGAATATTAATACCTAGCTCACTAGCGCGTTTTTCAGACATTAAAATAACGCAAGCCGCTCCATCATTAATACCAGAAGCATTACCAGCTGTTACAGTTCCATCTTTTTTGAACGCTGGGCGTAGTTTTGCTAGAGATTCTAGATTAGTACTAGAACGAACAAATTCATCTGTATCAAAAACTTTTTCTTCTTTACGTGTTTTTATCGTAATAGGAACTATTTCATTTGAGAATTTTCCTTTTTCAATAGCAGTGCTAGCTTTTTGCTGGCTAAGTGCTGCAAATTCATCTTGTTGTTTACGACTAATAGAAAACTGCTCAGCAATATTTTCAGCGGTAATACCCATATGATAATTTTCAAAAGCATCAGTTAGACCATCATGAATAATACTATCTTCAAGTTCGAAGTTTCCTAGTTTAGCACCAAAACGCGCATCTTTTGTGTAATAAGGGGTAGTGCTCATATTCTCTACACCGCCACAAACAACGATATCATTGTCACCAAGTAAAATAGATTGAGCGCCTAAAACAACGCTTTTTAGACCAGAACCGCAAACCTTATTTACGACAAATGCACTCTTTTCTTGTGGAATACCAGCAAAGATCGCGATTTGACGAGCGATGTTTTGTCCAAGACCAGCTCCAAGAACATTGCCGAAGATTACTTCGTCAACAAGGGTAGGGGTTAGATTTATTTCCTCTAATGATTTTTTTACAACTTCAGCTCCAAGTGTTGCAGCTGGAATATCTTTAAGACTGCCGCCAAAACTACCGATAGCGGTACGTTTAGCACTAACAATAGCGACTCTACTCATATATCAATCTCCTATCCATATAATCGAGTATATTTTACTATAAAAAAACTATCAGTTCAAATTTTACGTGCGAACTATTGAAAAGAGTTTTTTAAGAAGATAGAGAAAAAATAACAAGAAATAAATTCATAAAAATGAGATAAAAAGCTATAGTGAAGAATACTGAAACAAAAATAAAATTATTTTGTAATATAAATGTAATATTTTTGTAATAAATCGTTGCTTTTTGTAATTTTTGGTAGTATAATATAATTAAAGAAGAGAAGAAATAAAAGTAAATAATATTAAAACAGAAAGAAGGTGGAGAAAATGAACAAAATTTTAAAAATTGCAGCGGTTTTTGTTTTAGGAATAGGAGTTTTAACAGGATGTACAGATAAAGTAGCACAAAAGATTACTAATGATACAGAAAAAACACAAGATGTAACAACGAATATGTTAAAAGATGATGCTAATGTTGATCAACAAAATCAACAAGAAAATAAAGATAACAATGTCGTCAATAAAAATGAAAATCAAACAATAGTACCAACTAATAGAAATAATACTAATAAATACAATCATAACTTTAATGAAGCTGGGAAAATACTAGAACTTATGAATTATAGCTTGCTTAACTTTAAAGGTTCTACAGCGGCTAATGCAATTCGTTATAGTGTTATAGATAACGGAACAGATAATCAAATTGTTTTTGCACCAGCTACTTATGTATTAGACTTAATTAACACATATAATGAAGGTACTTATAATCTTAAAGATGTATTTGCAAAATTGGATGCAGAAAGAGGAATTACTTTTATGGAGCTGGATAAAAGTAAAGTAGAATATACTCAAGAAGAATTAGAAAAATTAGTAAAAGATAATAATACTATAGTATATTTCAAAAAAGATAATGCCTTTGCATTACGTTACATCGCTGGAATAGGCGGAGCTACCGATTCAATCTTTGCTCCAGTAGAACGTTGGGAAGTTCAAGGAGATAGAATAATAATACCATTTGTTACTATAGCTACTAATCGACCAACAGGTGTAATTACACTACGATTAAATAATAAACAATATGCAAGTGGTCAACATAAAACTATGTATTATATAGAAAAATTTGTAATATACTAAACAATAAAAAAGAGCGCCTTAAAAAATTGATATGGATGATCAAGAATTTAAGGTGCTTCTTATTTAATTATAGGCAAAATAAAAAAGCTAAGTATAGGGGATACTTAGCTTTTTTATGAACTAAATTAAGTTCGAAGCAATTTCTTGCTTATTAATATCTAATCTTATATACAAATAACAAAAGAGTATCGCTACTCTTAAAGGGAGAATGGCTTGCCTAGGGAGCGACAAGCCACATTATGAAAAAAATTAAAAAGTTTTATTATCTGTTAATATCATAAAGAATTAACTGAAATATTGGTTTAAACAAAAATATTTTCAAACTTAAAAGGGAGAAACGACAAGTGTCGTTAAGAATGAAAAATTAATTATTTTTGTCTAAGTCACAATTATATCTCTTTTACTTAAAATATACTTAAAATTATTTTTAAATTTTCTATTAAAATTTATTTTTATTAAAAATTTTTAAGAGAATAGATTATAAACCCTAAATTGTGGGATATAACTAATTTTCCAAATTAAAGTCAATAGGTTTTTTGCCGACTTCTTCTAAATATGAATTTATACGTGAAAATACCTTGCTGCCGAAGAAACCGCGATAGGCAGATAGCGGACTTGGGTGTGGCGATTCTATTATTTTATGGCGAGAGCTATCTATTAGAGTTTTTTTACTTCTAGCATAACTCCCCCATAGGACAAATACAACGTTGTTATTTTTTTGTGAAATAGTTTCTATTATATAGTCTGTAAAATCTTGCCAGCCAACATTGCTATGGCTTGCTGGTGAATATTCTTCAACGGTTAAAACAGAGTTCAATAGGAAAATACCTTGTTTAAACCATTTTTCTAAATTTCCTGTTTTTGCAGGAGTAATGCCAAGGTCATCATAAAGTTCTTTATAAATATTTATTAAACTCTTAGGTAAAGGAACGCCATCATTAACAGAAAAGCTTAATCCACAAGCTTGACCGGGATTATGATATGGATCTTGTCCCAATATAACTACTTTTATATCTTGTAATGGCAGATCAAAGACCTTGAAAACTAATTCTTTTGGTGGATAGATAGTCGCCGTTTGTCTTTTTTTATTTATATTATCAACTGTTATTCCCAATTCATTACGCTTAGGATAATCTTTAAATATTTCTTTCCAACTGTTGTCCATAATAACTCCTTATTTGCAAAAATTTCAATACACATTTAAGTATAACATAAGATGTAGTACTAATAAAATTTATTAAGAAGAGAGAATTAGAACGGTTAAATATGATATAATAGATAGTGAATGGAGAGTAGTTTGTATATTCTCAAAAAACAAAAAATATAATAGGAGGCCAATATGAAAAAACTAGGTTTTATCGGTGTTGGTAATATGGGGGAAGCAGTTCTGAAAGGAGTAATTTCTAGTCAAAAAGTAGCGAAAGAAAATATTTTCGTTAGAAATTCTTCAAACGACAGTACAGAAAAAGTAGCTGAACGTAACGGAGCCCAAGCGGCCAATAGCTCAAAAGATTTGGCAAAAGAATGTGATGTTGTATTTTTAGGTGTAAAACCATATTTAGTAGCAAGTGTACTAGAAGAAATCAAAGTAGAACTAGAAGGAAAAATAGTTATTTCGATAGCGGCAGCAGTAGAAATAAAAGATATAGAAAGTATTGTACCAAGTGCAAAAGTAGTCCGCATTATGCCGAATACGCCCGTTGAAGTAGGTGCGGGGGTTGTTGGTGTTAGTGTAGGACATAATATAGAATCAACAGAAGTAGAGTACGTTTTAAGTTTATTTAGCAGTCTTGGATTATCAGAGGTGATAGCGGAAAAAGATATGGCTGGATTGACTGCACTTAGTGGGTCAGGCCCTGCTTATGGTTATTTATTTATTGAAGCATTAGCTGATGGTGCAGTGTTAAACGGGTTACGTCGTGAAACTGCTTATCGCTTAGCGGCACATACAGTAATCGGGGCTGCAAAAATGGTACTAGAAACAGGAGAACATCCAGGAAAACTAAAGGATAATGTTTGCTCACCATCAGGTAGTACAATTGAAGCTGTCCGAATTCTTGAAGAAAAAAATTTCCGTTCAGCAGTAATTGAATGCGAAAAAGCTTGCTTTGAAAAGTTAAAAGAAATGTAGGGTTAAAGTCTAACAATAAAGTATAAAATTCATAAAAGTTAAAAGAATCTTAATGATTAGAAGTCATTAAGATTCTTTTTATGTCTTATTTTTTCAGCTCATCTGTTAATTCATAAAGTTGATCTACTAAGTATCCAACATATGAAATTGCTTCTTTAAGTGGTTCAGTGGTACTCACATCACAACCAGCAAGTTTAGAAAGATCTAGTGCTGACATACTACTTCCTTTAGAAAGAACATTTAGCCAAGTATCGGCATAACTTGGATTTTTGTCAATTTTATTAGCAACTGCTGTTCCGATAGTTAGTCCTGCAGAGTAAGTATATGGATAAAGTCCCATGTAGTAGTGAGGTTGACGCATCCAAGTAAGTTCTGCTCCCTCGTTAATTACAAGACTATCTCCGAAAAATTCTTCCATAACTTCACGTTTTATAGTAGATAAGACTTCTGCAGTTAACATTTCATTATTATCAACTTTTTTATAAACACGGTCTTGATAAACAGCTTCAAGATAGTGAGTTACCATATTGTGGAAGTAAGTTCTGCTAATCATATTACTAATTACCCAACGTTTAAAGCGTGCGTCTTTATTAGTTTGTAGTAGATAATTAGAAACGATAACCTCGTTACAAGTAGACGGTGCTTCTACGAAGTAAAGTGAGCAATCGTTATTTAGTATAGTTTGGTGTTTACCTGTACTCATAAAGTGATAAGCGTGTCCAAGTTCATGAGCAAGGACAAACACCTCGTTCATTTTCCCAGTCCAAGAAAGAAGGATAAAACCAGCTACATTTGGAACAGTAGCGCAGAAACCACCTGTACTTTTACCAATGTTTTGTGGAAAATCCGTCCAACGTTTATCATAGCTTTCATCAATCATTTTAACATAATCTTCCCCAAGAACACCCAGTGCTTTTTTCAAGTACTCTCGTGATTCTTCAATAGTCATATCAATCTCGAAATCAGGATCTAGATTAATTTTGCAGTCGGCAAATTGCATATCTTCAATTTTATGCTCGCGTGCTAATAGTTTGATATAACGACGGATATGTGGTGCAAGATCTGTCATAAGTGTTTGGATTTGACGGTCGTATAATTCGCGGCTATCATCTTGCTTGTCTAATAGATAATTAATAACACTGTCATAACCACGAGCAGTTGCAAGCATTTTTTCTCTTTTAATATGAGAAATATACTCATTTGCCGAAGTATTTTTATATGCATTTAAAGTTTTATAAAAACTTTTTGCAGCTGCACGGCGAACGTTTGTGTCATTGTCCATTTCGTGTAGATTTTCATACAAAACAAAGCTATTTTCGTAAGTCTTGCCATTTGCTTCAAAACTATCGAATTGCATATCTTCATGTTTAGTTACTTCATATAAGCGATAGAAGTTAGGTAGACTTTCATAGCTAGCGATTATTTCTTCAACTTCTTTTGGTAATACATGTTTTTTCATATTAATAATCTTTTCGAAATAATATTTCAAGTCTGGACGATAGTTGATAACAAAAGAATTTATAAAGGATTCCTCTAGAGATATTAATTCTGTGAAGAAAAAACTCAATTTACTAGCTAAAAGAGAAGAAAGTTCTTCATAGATAGTAGCGTTAGCTACTACATTGTCGTTAAAACGATCAACAGCCATAGGTAGCTCAGCATAGTGAGAAAGTTTATAACACTCTTCTTCTATCGCTTCGTATTTTAGGATAGCTTCGTTTAAAGTAGTATAATCAGCTAACTTTCCTTCATATTTGTCTTTAAATTCAATTATTTCTTTTTTTGTTTTTTCTAAAGTCTTTTTGTAGTCTTCATCAGTTTTATAAAGTAGAGTCATATCCCAAGTGTATTTTTTATCTACTTCACTACGTGGTACTAATTTTATTTCAGCCATAGATTACCTCCCATATATTTTTTAAGTTATATTAATAGTTGCTCTCGCGCAACTTAGTAATACTTATTATAATACATAAATATAGATAGGTAAAGATAATTAAATATAAAATAAAGCTAATTATCTCTTTTTTTAAGTTAGTAGATTGTTTGTATAGATTAAGTCGGTGTCCATTTCAAAAATATGATATAATTATAAAAAAAGAGGAAAAGAAATAATAAAAAAAGCCATAAAAATCTCATTAACTACAGCGATAATATTGTTTATGATGTTAGGTGCTATGCATTGGTTTAAAAGCCATCAAGAAGAGAAAAGACTAATAAGACAAGAGTAAGAAAGAATGGCAGAGTATACTATTGAGAATTTTGAAGACATAAAAAAGGTAGGATTTACAAGTTTTGAACAAAATTTTTAACACAATCTTGGACTACAAATATAACTATAAGTGATAACATATATGTCAAGTATTGAGTTGATGATATTGGTAAAAATAGGGATATAGGTATGGTACATTACATAGAGGAAAGTAGGGGTAAACAAATTGAAAGAAAGATAAGAAAAAAGCAATAGTAATGTAGAGGTAAAATATTGGGAAGGATAGTATATGATTAGAGATCATGAGTATAAGTATTTATCATAAGAAACTGTAACGTAGTCAAGGGAATGAGCGTATTTACAATAAGATTTTAAGCGAGAATAGAATATAAACACGCTATTTTTTATTCAAAAATATGATATAAAAACAAAGGATGGTAGAAAATGAAGAAAATAATAAAAATAGTAATTAGTTTGCTAGTTGTAGGAGTTATAGCGGTATCTATTTCACGTTGTGGAAAAGAAGAAATCACAAGAGAACAACAAAAAAATTTAGTGAAAAGACTAGTTCAAAATTATGATATAAAGTCAATAGAATTTTTAGAATTTAAAAAAACTATCGAGCCAGGTTATTATAGATTGACTTTTAAAATAAATAAAGAAGATAGATATAAAACAGTGATTTACTTATCGAGAAAAGAACAATTAAACAATTCTACAGATGAGATAGGACTTAGTCCGGAAGTTAAGTTTAAAGAGTTAGAAAGAAGAGAAAGAATACTACCTGAAGATGTGAAAATAGATAATGTAGATATAAAATATATTTAGGAAATTTAAAGTTTTTAATACAGATATACTAAGTATGTTAAAATAGTTACAATCAAGAGAATATATACAGCGTGGGAGGGTGAGTGCAACTTCTAAAAAAGATAGTATTATCTTTGTTATCAGAAGAGAGGAACAAAGGAGTAAGGATATATAAAAGTGATACACAAAGAGAACCTTACAAGCTAGTTTTATTGTACAAAAAGTTTACTAGCATTTTTTTTTGATGTATAATTTTTATAGTAGAATTTTTGAAAAAAATTAAAAACTAGCAAGTGAGGTAAACTATGAAAGTAGCGATAATAGGTGGAGGGATAGTTGGTGCAACATGCGCATACTATTTATCAAAAGATAACGATATAGAGTTGACAGTTTTTGATTACGGTGTAGGGCAAGCAACGAAGGCCTCAGCAGGTATAATAAGTCCATGGTTTTCGAAACGTCGTAATAAACTGTGGTATAAGATGGCGCGTTTAGGCGCAGATTTTTACTTGAAACTTGTTCAAGATTTAGAAGCTGAAGGAATCAATACGAATTTTTACTCACAATGTGGCGTATATTTATTAAAAAAAGATGAAGCAAAATTACCAGAATTAAAAGAATTAGCCGAAAGTCGTATGGAATTATCACCGATGATAGGCGAGCTAAAATTACTGTCTAAAGAAGATGTTCAAAAAGTAATTCCAAGCTTTGATAACAATGGGGATGTACTTTATGCTAGCGGTGGCGGTCGTGTAGAAGGGGAGCGTTTTGTGAAAACTTTGCTTGAAGCATCAAGGGCGCAAGTCTTTAATAAAAAGGTGACTTTAGGATTAGCTAGCGATAAGTATTTAATAGATAACAAGGAGTTTGATATTGTAGTTCTTGCGACAGGTGCGTGGTTAAAAGATGTCTTAGAGCCACTTGGTTTTGAAGTTGACGTTCGTCCTCAAAAAGGACAACTACGTGATTATAAAATAAAAGATAATAATACAGGTGCTTATCCAGTAATTATGCCAGAAGGAGAACTAGATATAATTCCTTCTGAAAATGGTGTAGTTAGTGTTGGGGCAACTCATGAAAATGATATGGGATTTGACTTGGGAATAGATAGAACAAAGTTAGATGTGTTTGGAAATGAAGCTCAACAGTTTTTAAAAGAATTAGCTGATGCACAAATTATTAATGAACGAGTAGGTATTAGAGCGTATACGTCTGACTATTCACCATTTTATGGAAAGGTGCCAACGCTAAAAAATGTTTTTGCAGTAAGTGGATTAGGTTCGTCAGGATTAACGACTGGACCTATTATTGGATATAGTGTTGCGAATATTATTTTAGGGAGAGAAAATGAGTTAGATTCACAAGATTACGATATAAATTCTTATATAAGTCTAAAAGATTAGGATTATTTCAATATAGAATAAATTTAGAAATTTTATATACGAGAATATTCAGTTGATTAAGTAAGAGAAGATATTTGAAAAAACTTTAAAATATCTTCTTTTTATTTTCAAAAACATCTTACAATCCCCATATTTTATGTTATAATAAAATGTGGGTAGTTATGTAGTATGTGTATAGTTAGAAAGATGATTTTAATCTTTATCATTTATTTTACATCATAACTATAAAAATAAAAAAGTAAGTATTTAAATAAGGATATATTGCTTACTTAAGAAAGGAGATTATTATGATAGCTGATTACCTATCAGGCATAAGTACATTAACATTAGTTATTCACCTGCTAGATATACTTTTAGTATGGTTTTTAGTATATAAGTTATTAACATTGTTAAAAGGTACTCGTGGTATGCAATTAGTTAAAGGTATTTTAATCATTATCGGATTGAAAATATTTTTCAACTTTATTGGCTTTACAACGATGACTTATATATTCGATCAAGTGGTTACTTGGGGAGTGTTGGGAATTATGATTATATTCCAACCAGAATTGAGACGCGCCTTAGAGTATATAGGTAGGGTTCAGTGGACTAATATTCTCAATTTTAATTATAAAGATGTTCAAAAAGGACAAAAAGATCATATCATAAAGGCTGTCGCTACTTCATCGAGACATATGGCAAGACGTCGTATAGGTGCTCTTATTGTATTAGAAAATAATACAGGTCTTGATGAATATGTGGAAAGTGGAATAGAGATTAATGCAGAAGTAACACATGAGCTTATTATTAATATTTTTATTCCAAATACACCACTTCATGATGGTGCGATGATTATTAATAAAGATAAAATTAGAGCTGCAAGTTGCGTATTACCATTATCAGATAATAGAAGTATAGCTAGTAGTTATGGGACGCGTCACCGCGCAGCATTAGGACTATCAGAACTTACAGATGCAATTGTTATTGCTGTTTCAGAAGAAACAGGAAAAATAAGTGTATGCCAAAATGGTAAATTAACGACAGATTTTACCGATGAAAAATTGATGAAGTATTTAGAAGAAAATTGGCAACAACAAAATGAAAAGATTATTAAATAAGAGGTGATATTATGAGATTAAAAGAGAATAATCAATTAAAGTTAATATCATTTTTAATAGCAATACTACTGTTTATATCGGTAAACGAAAATTTCAAGAACTTTTCTGTATTAGGAAATAGTGATAATAAATCTACTGCGTGGGTAACTGAGGTTCCTCTTGAAGCGGAGTATGATAAAGATAAATTATACGTAGTTGGAATACCAAATACTGTTTCAGTAAAATTATCTGGTTCATTGGCGAAAGTTCAAAAAGAAAGTGTAGCTCGTCGTTTCAAAGTTAAGTTAAATCTTAAAAATGCTCAAATAGGTGATGACCAGAAGGTAAAACTAGAAATAGAAGGTTTAGAAAGTGGGCTTGAAGGCACAGTTGAGCCGGGGACAATTACGATTTCTATTAGAGAAAAAGTAACGCGTGAGTTTAAGGTAACACCTACTGTGAAAAAAGAGAGATTACTAATAGGGTATGAAATAGAAAAACTTAGCGTTAATAACGAAACTGTAAAAATTTCTGGGGATATTGATAGTATTAATAGAATACATGAAGTTCGTGCAGAAAGTGCAACTCGTACGAAACTAAGCAAAAATACTAAAGAAGAAGCAAAATTAGTTGCTTATGACAGTAATTATAACAAAATAGAAGATATTCAGATAGAACCTGGTTCAACGGTAATGTCGATTGAGCTAAAAAGTTTAGAAAAAGAAGTTCCGTTGGAAGTTAATACTATTGGGAAACTACCATCTGGGTATGAACTAGTTAGTGTAACAGCAGATGTAAGTAAGGTTACTATTCGAACAGAAAGTCAAGAAACATTGGATAGAATAACAAAAATGCTAGTTGATGTCGACTTGAGTGATGTTAAGGAAGAGACAGAAGAACGTAGTAACTTGAAAATTTATTCAAAAGAAGATCTTCGAGTAGCAACTGACACACCAATAGTAAAAGTAACTATAAAAGTAAGGAAAAAATAAGCATGTCAGATAAAAAAATGATGTTTTTAGCGGTGAATATGCTGATAACGGTATTGAGTTTAGCTATAATAATAGGAACGATGTTTATCGAAAATCAAAAGACAAAACTAGTAGCTATAGCTGTGGCAATCAGTATACTTGTAATTCAAAAAATTGTAGAAATAATTGTTATAAAAGAGACGAGGAAGGTAAGTATAGTAGTTTTGATTATTATAGTTGCTGCCGCTGGTTATTTTGGATACAAAATGTTTTAGGAAAAGGGGGAGCTAATGTTATTTACTTTAGCTCCTAATTTTAAGAAGTATAGTTTTAGAAGGATGTTATTGTCAAAATGAAGTCTAACTGGAGTTCGATTTTAGGTTGAGAAAAAACAGAATTCTAATAAAATTATAGGAGATTAGTATGGATAAATTGTTTTCATCAAAAATATATATAAAGCACCGCTTTAAATTGATAATGTTACTAGATTTGAAAATAGTAGCGTTGGGAATTATTGCGTCAATATTTTTAGGTAAGGCTTCGGATCCTTTCGCAATGTTAACCACGCACTATATAGAAATAGGTGGGTTTTTAATTATTTCCTTAATTATATACGCTATTAGTTTTAAATTATTTGGGATAAATAAATCTTTATGGTCGTATTTAGGAGTTAATGAAATTGTTAATATCTGCGTTTCGGTATTTGTTGCAGACTTAATTACAAGCATACTATATCAATATATGCTGCCTGATACATTTTCTAATATAAGATTTGCTATTTTCTCACCATTATTAATTATTGCCGGGATTATGTTTATTAGAATGCTTTACCGTGCGTTACGTGAGCGAGAAGTAGGACGTACAGGAAAAGCCACATATAAAAACACCTTTATTATTGGAGCGGGAGATGCTGGATATATACTGTTAAAAGAATTATCTAAAAATAATGTTTTCCGTGCCAATGTTGTAGGGCTTATTGATGACAGAAGAAAAAATTCTGTAATAAGTGGTGTAACTGTTGTAGGAACAACTTATGAATTGTTAAAACTTATTCCAAAGTATGAAGTTGAACAAGTGTTTTTAGCTATACCATCTATAGACGCATACAATAAAAATAGAATATTAAATATTTTAAAAGAAGCAAATATTAGTATAAAAGTTATGGGCTCTGGGGTAACAGTTGAAGATGGAGAAAGTATTTCAAAACACCTTAAAGATGTCTCAATAGAGGACCTATTAGGACGTGGGGAAGTTAAGCTTTCCCAAGGAGAAATTCGCAGTTATTTACGCGGGAAAAGCGTTCTTGTCACAGGTGCTGGTGGTTCAATTGGTAGCCAAATTGTTCGTGAGATTTTCAAATTTAAACCGAGTAATTTAATTTTAGTAGATGTAAATGAAAATGCTCTTTATATGTTAGAGCGTGATCTTGATTTTGAAAGAAGTCATTCGAAAGAATATGAAGGTGTAAATTA comes from the Gemella morbillorum genome and includes:
- the ung gene encoding uracil-DNA glycosylase yields the protein MDNSWKEIFKDYPKRNELGITVDNINKKRQTATIYPPKELVFKVFDLPLQDIKVVILGQDPYHNPGQACGLSFSVNDGVPLPKSLINIYKELYDDLGITPAKTGNLEKWFKQGIFLLNSVLTVEEYSPASHSNVGWQDFTDYIIETISQKNNNVVFVLWGSYARSKKTLIDSSRHKIIESPHPSPLSAYRGFFGSKVFSRINSYLEEVGKKPIDFNLEN
- the cdaA gene encoding diadenylate cyclase CdaA codes for the protein MIADYLSGISTLTLVIHLLDILLVWFLVYKLLTLLKGTRGMQLVKGILIIIGLKIFFNFIGFTTMTYIFDQVVTWGVLGIMIIFQPELRRALEYIGRVQWTNILNFNYKDVQKGQKDHIIKAVATSSRHMARRRIGALIVLENNTGLDEYVESGIEINAEVTHELIINIFIPNTPLHDGAMIINKDKIRAASCVLPLSDNRSIASSYGTRHRAALGLSELTDAIVIAVSEETGKISVCQNGKLTTDFTDEKLMKYLEENWQQQNEKIIK
- a CDS encoding CdaR family protein, yielding MRLKENNQLKLISFLIAILLFISVNENFKNFSVLGNSDNKSTAWVTEVPLEAEYDKDKLYVVGIPNTVSVKLSGSLAKVQKESVARRFKVKLNLKNAQIGDDQKVKLEIEGLESGLEGTVEPGTITISIREKVTREFKVTPTVKKERLLIGYEIEKLSVNNETVKISGDIDSINRIHEVRAESATRTKLSKNTKEEAKLVAYDSNYNKIEDIQIEPGSTVMSIELKSLEKEVPLEVNTIGKLPSGYELVSVTADVSKVTIRTESQETLDRITKMLVDVDLSDVKEETEERSNLKIYSKEDLRVATDTPIVKVTIKVRKK
- a CDS encoding NAD(P)/FAD-dependent oxidoreductase, whose protein sequence is MKVAIIGGGIVGATCAYYLSKDNDIELTVFDYGVGQATKASAGIISPWFSKRRNKLWYKMARLGADFYLKLVQDLEAEGINTNFYSQCGVYLLKKDEAKLPELKELAESRMELSPMIGELKLLSKEDVQKVIPSFDNNGDVLYASGGGRVEGERFVKTLLEASRAQVFNKKVTLGLASDKYLIDNKEFDIVVLATGAWLKDVLEPLGFEVDVRPQKGQLRDYKIKDNNTGAYPVIMPEGELDIIPSENGVVSVGATHENDMGFDLGIDRTKLDVFGNEAQQFLKELADAQIINERVGIRAYTSDYSPFYGKVPTLKNVFAVSGLGSSGLTTGPIIGYSVANIILGRENELDSQDYDINSYISLKD
- the pepF gene encoding oligoendopeptidase F, whose protein sequence is MAEIKLVPRSEVDKKYTWDMTLLYKTDEDYKKTLEKTKKEIIEFKDKYEGKLADYTTLNEAILKYEAIEEECYKLSHYAELPMAVDRFNDNVVANATIYEELSSLLASKLSFFFTELISLEESFINSFVINYRPDLKYYFEKIINMKKHVLPKEVEEIIASYESLPNFYRLYEVTKHEDMQFDSFEANGKTYENSFVLYENLHEMDNDTNVRRAAAKSFYKTLNAYKNTSANEYISHIKREKMLATARGYDSVINYLLDKQDDSRELYDRQIQTLMTDLAPHIRRYIKLLAREHKIEDMQFADCKINLDPDFEIDMTIEESREYLKKALGVLGEDYVKMIDESYDKRWTDFPQNIGKSTGGFCATVPNVAGFILLSWTGKMNEVFVLAHELGHAYHFMSTGKHQTILNNDCSLYFVEAPSTCNEVIVSNYLLQTNKDARFKRWVISNMISRTYFHNMVTHYLEAVYQDRVYKKVDNNEMLTAEVLSTIKREVMEEFFGDSLVINEGAELTWMRQPHYYMGLYPYTYSAGLTIGTAVANKIDKNPSYADTWLNVLSKGSSMSALDLSKLAGCDVSTTEPLKEAISYVGYLVDQLYELTDELKK
- a CDS encoding acetyl-CoA C-acetyltransferase; amino-acid sequence: MSRVAIVSAKRTAIGSFGGSLKDIPAATLGAEVVKKSLEEINLTPTLVDEVIFGNVLGAGLGQNIARQIAIFAGIPQEKSAFVVNKVCGSGLKSVVLGAQSILLGDNDIVVCGGVENMSTTPYYTKDARFGAKLGNFELEDSIIHDGLTDAFENYHMGITAENIAEQFSISRKQQDEFAALSQQKASTAIEKGKFSNEIVPITIKTRKEEKVFDTDEFVRSSTNLESLAKLRPAFKKDGTVTAGNASGINDGAACVILMSEKRASELGINILGFIDGYATAGLDNKVMGLGPIPATRKVLDKLNLTTDDIDLFELNEAFAAQSIAVLNELNLDTSKVNINGGAIALGHPIGASGCRILVSLVHELINENKNRGLCSLCIGGGQGISVVISRH
- the proC gene encoding pyrroline-5-carboxylate reductase, translating into MKKLGFIGVGNMGEAVLKGVISSQKVAKENIFVRNSSNDSTEKVAERNGAQAANSSKDLAKECDVVFLGVKPYLVASVLEEIKVELEGKIVISIAAAVEIKDIESIVPSAKVVRIMPNTPVEVGAGVVGVSVGHNIESTEVEYVLSLFSSLGLSEVIAEKDMAGLTALSGSGPAYGYLFIEALADGAVLNGLRRETAYRLAAHTVIGAAKMVLETGEHPGKLKDNVCSPSGSTIEAVRILEEKNFRSAVIECEKACFEKLKEM